One genomic region from Candidatus Zixiibacteriota bacterium encodes:
- a CDS encoding heme NO-binding domain-containing protein produces MKGIINKGIQQLVETKFGSEAWEKIKSLAACEDQFFAINQDYPDESTMALVKAASKVSGLPAETIMIEYGKFLIPNVLKNQYPVFFKLAGSSPREFLINMNRVHEHAIRSIAKAIPPKFEYEELSDGRLLMHYHSKRGLCVVLHGMILGVGILFNQELQVRETACVHKGEPHCIMEVTFP; encoded by the coding sequence ATGAAAGGTATTATTAATAAAGGGATTCAGCAACTGGTAGAGACAAAGTTTGGCTCTGAGGCATGGGAAAAAATCAAATCACTTGCCGCCTGTGAAGATCAGTTCTTTGCCATCAATCAAGATTATCCCGATGAATCGACGATGGCTTTGGTCAAGGCGGCTTCTAAAGTCTCCGGACTGCCTGCGGAAACGATAATGATCGAATATGGCAAGTTCCTAATCCCGAATGTTTTAAAAAATCAATATCCGGTCTTTTTCAAGTTAGCGGGATCATCGCCGCGGGAATTCCTTATTAACATGAATCGTGTACATGAACATGCTATCAGGAGCATTGCAAAAGCAATACCGCCAAAATTTGAATATGAGGAACTGTCTGACGGCAGGCTGTTGATGCATTATCATTCTAAACGCGGACTCTGCGTTGTGCTTCATGGGATGATTCTGGGAGTTGGAATTCTTTTCAACCAGGAGCTTCAGGTACGAGAGACAGCTTGCGTACATAAAGGAGAACCCCACTGCATTATGGAGGTTACTTTTCCTTGA